From the Phyllostomus discolor isolate MPI-MPIP mPhyDis1 chromosome 7, mPhyDis1.pri.v3, whole genome shotgun sequence genome, one window contains:
- the CCR8 gene encoding C-C chemokine receptor type 8, translating into MDYTLEPNVTATDYYYPDSLSSPCDVEITQTESRLLLAVFYCLLFVFGFLGNSLVILVLVVCKKLKSITDIYLLNLALSDLLFVFSFPFLTHYHLHQWVFGTVMCKVVSGFYYIGFFSSMFFITLMSVDRYLAIVHAVYAMKVRTARMGTALTLVVWLTAGMATSPLVVFYQVSSEDGVLECYSYYDQQTVKWKLFTHFEMNILGLLIPFTILLFCYISILHQLKNCQNQNKAKAIKLVLIVVIVSLVFWVPFNVVLFLTSLHDLHILDGCLMNQRLTYATSVTEIISFAHCCVNPVIYAFVGEKFKKHLSEIFQKSCNHILLYVRTIPKEYKERSLPSQHSFRSSSTDYIL; encoded by the coding sequence ATGGATTATACGCTCGAGCCCAATGTGACAGCAACTGACTACTACTATCCCGACAGCCTCTCAAGCCCCTGTGATGTGGAAATTACTCAGACAGAGAGCAGGTTGCTTCTTGCTGTCTTTTACTGCCTCCTGTTTGTATTTGGTTTTCTCGGGAACAGCCTAGTCATTCTGGTCCTTGTTGTCTGCAAGAAGCTGAAGAGCATCACAGACATATACCTCTTGAACCTGGCGCTGTCAGACCTGCTTtttgtcttctccttcccctttctgacGCACTATCACCTCCACCAGTGGGTGTTTGGGACTGTCATGTGTAAGGTGGTCTCTGGCTTTTATTACATTGGCTTCTTCAGCAGCATGTTTTTCATCACCCTCATGAGTGTGGACAGGTACCTGGCCATTGTCCACGCCGTGTATGCCATGAAGGTGAGGACAGCCAGGATGGGCACGGCCCTGACCCTGGTGGTGTGGCTGACCGCCGGCATGGCCACCAGCCCACTGGTGGTATTTTACCAAGTGTCCTCTGAAGATGGCGTCCTCGAGTGTTACTCATATTACGATCAACAGACTGTAAAGTGGAAGCTCTTCACCCACTTTGAAATGAACATCTTAGGCCTGTTGATCCCATTCACCATCCTCCTGTTCTGCTACATTAGCATCCTGCACCAGCTGAAGAATTGCCAAAACCAAAACAAGGCCAAGGCCATCAAGTTGGTGCTCATCGTGGTCATTGTATCATTAGTCTTCTGGGTCCCCTTCAATGTGGTCCTCTTCCTCACTTCCCTGCACGACCTGCACATCCTGGATGGGTGTCTCATGAACCAGCGGCTGACCTACGCCACCTCTGTCACGGAAATCATTTCCTTTGCTCACTGCTGCGTCAACCCCGTTATCTATGCTTTTGTGGGCGAGAAGTTCAAGAAACACCTCTcggaaatatttcagaaaagttGCAACCACATCCTCCTCTACGTAAGAACAATCCCCAAGGAATACAAGGAGAGGTCCTTACCTTCTCAGCACTCCTTCCGCTCCTCCAGCACGGACTACATTCTGTGA